A genomic region of Acidobacteriota bacterium contains the following coding sequences:
- a CDS encoding MBL fold metallo-hydrolase, which produces MFRTCLLSALVVTGVLSVVLTAQPDGAPPTPPLRLEQLDDKLYVLHGGCMCGNTLFYVADGGVVMVDTKVAGQGPAILEQLRDVTDKPVAMIINTHTHFDHTGSNAEFGAVERIVAHENARASLMRTSCAPVTNCGAFKGENARFLPNVTFSDNRTLEVGADSIELHYFGPGHTNGDTWIVFPDIRVAMGGDLFGAKGVPYIDTDNGGTALGYDDTIARAVAGLEGAVDTVISGHVEAYPWNDLVRYAEFQRHLEATVLDETEQGRTAEEIAADYAPPTHLEDFSFFEPFATNFVRLLQEEANNR; this is translated from the coding sequence GTGTTCAGAACCTGTCTCCTGTCGGCGCTTGTGGTCACCGGCGTTCTCTCGGTCGTGCTCACCGCGCAGCCTGACGGCGCGCCGCCCACACCGCCGTTGCGGCTGGAGCAGCTCGACGACAAGCTCTACGTCCTGCACGGCGGCTGCATGTGCGGCAACACGCTGTTCTACGTGGCAGACGGCGGCGTCGTGATGGTCGACACCAAGGTAGCGGGCCAGGGCCCCGCCATTCTCGAGCAGCTCCGCGACGTCACCGACAAGCCGGTGGCGATGATCATCAACACGCACACCCACTTCGATCACACCGGGAGCAATGCCGAGTTCGGAGCGGTCGAGCGGATCGTGGCGCACGAGAACGCGCGGGCCAGCCTGATGAGGACGAGTTGCGCCCCGGTAACCAATTGCGGTGCTTTCAAGGGAGAGAATGCGCGATTCCTGCCCAACGTCACGTTCAGCGACAACCGCACCCTGGAAGTCGGCGCGGACAGCATCGAGCTTCACTATTTCGGACCCGGCCACACCAACGGAGACACCTGGATAGTCTTTCCCGACATCCGGGTCGCCATGGGCGGAGACCTCTTCGGCGCCAAGGGAGTGCCGTACATCGACACCGACAACGGCGGCACCGCGCTCGGCTACGACGACACGATCGCGCGCGCGGTAGCCGGACTGGAGGGTGCGGTGGACACCGTGATCTCCGGACACGTGGAGGCGTATCCCTGGAACGACCTTGTCCGCTACGCCGAATTCCAGCGGCACCTGGAAGCCACCGTGCTCGACGAGACCGAGCAGGGACGCACCGCGGAGGAGATTGCCGCTGACTACGCGCCGCCAACTCATCTGGAGGACTTCTCGTTCTTCGAGCCCTTCGCAACCAACTTCGTGCGCCTGCTGCAGGAAGAAGCCAACAACCGCTAG
- a CDS encoding 16S rRNA (uracil(1498)-N(3))-methyltransferase, with translation MTVRRFHAPIIPAAGGALPLSPEEGRHLVRVLRLHTGATIRIFDGNGREHEATVEQDDPRHVIVRVGNPIEPVPPPRIPVTLAVTLLKGRKLDDVVRDATALGVSAIVPVVSRRAGAAPGAGGRHLADRWRGVAIASAKQCGSAVVPEVHAPLAYESLLANARSGDALRILLLEPSAEAPAGTSRTGPAPLTSLRTEPAPPGAIVAIGPEGGWTPDEASLAIGAGFRPMSLGHRTLRADLVPVVALSILRSVWDDL, from the coding sequence ATGACCGTGCGGCGCTTCCACGCTCCCATCATTCCGGCCGCCGGCGGGGCCCTGCCGCTTTCGCCGGAAGAAGGTCGCCACCTCGTCCGCGTCCTCCGCCTGCACACCGGCGCCACGATCCGGATCTTCGACGGCAACGGTCGCGAACACGAAGCGACGGTCGAGCAGGACGATCCACGTCATGTCATCGTTCGCGTCGGCAATCCGATCGAACCGGTGCCACCGCCGCGGATCCCGGTGACACTTGCCGTCACCCTCCTCAAGGGCCGGAAGCTGGATGACGTCGTCCGGGACGCGACAGCGCTCGGCGTGTCGGCGATTGTGCCCGTGGTCAGCCGGCGCGCCGGCGCGGCGCCCGGCGCCGGAGGGCGCCATCTGGCCGACCGCTGGCGAGGTGTCGCCATCGCGAGCGCCAAGCAGTGCGGGAGTGCGGTCGTGCCGGAAGTGCATGCGCCGTTGGCCTACGAGTCGTTGCTGGCGAATGCGCGGTCAGGCGACGCGTTGCGGATACTCCTGCTGGAACCGTCCGCCGAAGCCCCGGCGGGCACGTCTCGGACGGGTCCGGCGCCCCTCACGTCCCTCCGTACCGAGCCTGCCCCGCCAGGCGCCATCGTCGCGATCGGACCGGAAGGCGGCTGGACGCCCGACGAAGCCTCGCTCGCCATCGGCGCGGGGTTCCGCCCAATGAGCCTCGGGCATCGCACTCTCCGCGCGGATTTGGTCCCTGTCGTCGCACTGTCCATCCTTCGATCCGTCTGGGACGATCTCTGA
- a CDS encoding HEPN domain-containing protein has protein sequence MASRHADWLRQADADLRLARHARDGKSHDWACFASQQAAEKALKAVLMSRGADAWGHTVTVLLGVIAGDDAPEELVICAKTLDKHYIPTRYPNGLDAGTPADFYTRKDSDDAIACAERLIAFARRQAEQRSGR, from the coding sequence GTGGCTTCCAGACACGCCGACTGGCTTCGCCAGGCCGACGCCGACCTTCGACTTGCCCGTCACGCAAGAGACGGCAAGTCCCACGACTGGGCCTGTTTCGCCTCCCAGCAGGCGGCGGAGAAGGCCCTCAAGGCTGTCCTGATGAGTCGCGGCGCCGACGCCTGGGGCCATACGGTGACGGTGCTTCTCGGTGTCATCGCGGGGGATGACGCGCCGGAAGAGCTAGTGATTTGCGCCAAGACGCTCGACAAGCACTACATTCCGACGCGCTACCCGAACGGCCTTGACGCGGGAACGCCGGCGGACTTCTACACCAGGAAGGACTCGGACGATGCCATTGCCTGCGCCGAGCGGCTCATCGCCTTCGCTCGTCGTCAAGCCGAACAACGAAGCGGCCGTTGA
- a CDS encoding branched-chain amino acid transaminase, producing the protein MSFGSGRIWMNGTLVDWKDAKIHIGSHVIHYGSGIFEGARCYDTPAGSAVFRLDSHVRRFYDSAKIYRMEYALSQAEFSDAVLDTIRANGYRACYVRPLMYRGYDTLGVNPLGCPVEAAILVWEWGAYLGDDALEHGVDVQVSSWGRGAPNRFPSMSKCTANYANAQLIKMEATLQGYAEGIALDPQGFVSEGSGQNIFLVRDNIITTPPLADSILPGITRDVVITLAADLGYEVRYATLPREMLYIADEVFFTGTAAEITPVRSIDKITIGDGARGPVTAEIQQRFFDVINGHVPDTHGWLTFVYGGAAQPAASGTAAGTLRT; encoded by the coding sequence ATGAGTTTCGGCAGCGGCCGCATCTGGATGAACGGGACGCTGGTCGACTGGAAGGACGCGAAGATCCATATCGGATCGCACGTGATCCACTACGGCAGCGGCATCTTCGAAGGCGCGCGCTGCTATGACACACCGGCCGGCTCGGCCGTCTTCCGCCTCGATTCCCACGTCCGCCGCTTCTACGACTCGGCGAAGATCTACCGGATGGAATACGCGCTGAGCCAGGCGGAGTTCTCCGACGCGGTGCTCGACACGATCCGCGCCAACGGCTACCGGGCCTGTTACGTTCGGCCGCTGATGTACCGCGGCTACGACACCCTCGGGGTCAATCCGCTGGGTTGCCCGGTTGAGGCAGCCATCCTCGTCTGGGAGTGGGGCGCCTACCTGGGCGACGACGCGCTCGAGCATGGCGTCGACGTTCAGGTAAGTTCCTGGGGCCGCGGCGCACCGAACCGTTTCCCGTCGATGTCGAAGTGCACGGCCAACTACGCGAATGCCCAGTTGATCAAGATGGAGGCCACGCTCCAGGGCTACGCCGAGGGCATCGCGCTCGACCCGCAGGGCTTCGTGAGCGAAGGAAGCGGCCAGAACATCTTCCTCGTCCGGGACAACATCATCACGACACCGCCCCTCGCCGACTCGATTCTCCCGGGCATCACGCGCGACGTGGTGATCACGCTGGCCGCCGACCTCGGCTACGAGGTGCGGTACGCGACGCTGCCGCGCGAGATGCTCTACATCGCCGACGAGGTGTTCTTTACGGGCACCGCGGCGGAGATTACGCCGGTCCGTTCGATCGACAAGATCACGATCGGCGATGGTGCACGCGGTCCCGTCACCGCGGAGATCCAGCAACGCTTCTTCGACGTGATCAACGGCCACGTCCCCGACACCCACGGCTGGCTCACGTTCGTCTATGGCGGCGCGGCGCAGCCTGCCGCTTCCGGGACCGCGGCGGGCACTCTGCGAACCTGA
- a CDS encoding methyltransferase domain-containing protein has protein sequence MADGSRPDRPALDIQLPATRPALQPRLDALLDDFDPFAIEETAGGRCRVYFFSARSRDEAARAIDVALTTDGASATPIDIPDDGWAERSQGGLEAVRVGDIVVAPPWDRPAPDDDAIVVEITPSTGFGTGHHATTRLCLSLMQRLRPQIAESRRVIDLGTGSGVLAIAAIRLGARHVSGLDRDPDALRNARHNMERNGVDHRTRCGRPPRHRSIELVKADLTINGASNGRADVVLANLTGTLFEQQADTIGRYVGPGGLLIASGFTEEEDRQVRAALGNALTLVARETEDNWVGAAFRRSGAGSPR, from the coding sequence TTGGCTGACGGGTCGCGGCCGGATCGCCCGGCGCTCGACATCCAGCTCCCCGCGACACGCCCCGCGCTCCAGCCCCGCCTCGACGCTCTGCTCGACGACTTCGATCCGTTCGCCATCGAGGAAACGGCCGGCGGCAGGTGTCGTGTCTACTTCTTCTCCGCCCGGTCGCGCGACGAGGCGGCGCGCGCGATCGACGTTGCTCTCACAACGGACGGGGCCTCGGCGACGCCGATCGACATTCCGGACGACGGTTGGGCGGAACGATCCCAGGGCGGCCTCGAGGCGGTGCGCGTCGGCGATATCGTCGTGGCGCCACCGTGGGATCGGCCCGCGCCCGACGATGACGCCATCGTGGTCGAGATCACGCCGTCGACCGGCTTCGGCACCGGCCACCACGCGACCACGCGTCTCTGCCTGTCACTCATGCAACGGCTGCGCCCGCAGATCGCCGAGAGCCGCCGGGTGATCGACCTCGGAACCGGATCCGGCGTGCTCGCCATCGCGGCAATCCGCCTCGGCGCACGCCATGTGAGTGGGCTTGATCGCGATCCGGATGCCTTGCGCAACGCGCGGCACAACATGGAGCGCAACGGTGTCGACCACCGTACCCGATGCGGGCGCCCGCCGCGGCATCGGTCGATTGAGCTGGTCAAGGCCGACCTGACGATTAACGGCGCCAGCAACGGTCGTGCCGATGTCGTTCTCGCGAACCTGACCGGGACGCTCTTCGAGCAACAGGCCGACACGATAGGGCGATACGTCGGACCGGGCGGCCTGCTGATTGCCAGCGGCTTCACGGAGGAAGAAGACCGACAGGTCCGGGCGGCGCTCGGCAACGCACTGACGCTCGTCGCACGCGAGACGGAGGACAACTGGGTCGGCGCGGCATTCCGCCGATCGGGAGCTGGCAGCCCGCGATGA
- a CDS encoding serine/threonine protein kinase — protein MLFRGQTLGKYKVVAPLGSGGFGAVYRARDTWIDKDVAIKVPHKQNLNFTELLQEPRLLAALNHPNIVSITTAEKQDNLFFIVMEYVPGETLETIIGESGGLTPERTTDYAAQIARALVHAHEQGVIHRDLRPPNILVSEKGVLKVADFGTSRFLELAAHSTTVIGSPPYMAPEQFTGKAVFASDIYSLGITMYQMLTGVLPYEPPPPNELDRLMSGELVRAPRHENPEVPKALSDIVVKALAPDISRRYQRATDLLSDLEPTTRRSGQPPVAAAVGSEGRPAAAGDGGQQARTSTQVEAGSVVTTLPRRKAEPTPGARRICPSCHRPLHARAVECPFCGEAA, from the coding sequence ATGCTGTTCCGGGGTCAGACGCTAGGCAAGTACAAGGTGGTGGCCCCGCTCGGAAGCGGCGGGTTCGGAGCCGTCTACCGTGCGCGCGACACCTGGATCGACAAGGACGTCGCGATAAAGGTCCCCCACAAGCAGAACCTGAACTTCACCGAGCTGCTCCAGGAACCGCGCCTGCTGGCCGCGCTCAACCACCCCAACATCGTCTCCATCACGACGGCGGAGAAGCAGGACAACCTCTTCTTCATCGTCATGGAGTACGTCCCCGGCGAAACACTCGAGACGATCATCGGCGAGAGCGGCGGCCTCACTCCGGAGCGGACCACGGACTACGCCGCGCAGATCGCGCGCGCGCTCGTCCACGCGCACGAGCAGGGCGTCATTCACCGCGACCTGCGCCCCCCCAACATCCTGGTGTCCGAGAAGGGCGTGCTCAAGGTCGCCGACTTCGGCACCTCCCGTTTTCTGGAACTGGCCGCGCACAGCACCACAGTCATCGGCAGCCCGCCCTACATGGCGCCGGAACAATTCACCGGCAAGGCGGTCTTCGCTTCGGACATCTATTCGTTGGGCATCACGATGTACCAGATGCTGACCGGCGTGCTGCCCTACGAACCGCCGCCACCCAACGAGCTGGACCGGCTGATGAGCGGGGAACTGGTCCGCGCCCCGCGACACGAGAACCCGGAAGTACCGAAAGCACTGAGCGACATCGTGGTGAAGGCGCTCGCGCCGGACATCTCCCGCCGCTACCAGCGCGCCACGGACCTGCTGAGCGACCTGGAACCCACGACCAGGCGCAGTGGGCAACCACCCGTCGCGGCAGCGGTGGGGAGCGAGGGCCGGCCGGCGGCAGCGGGCGACGGCGGCCAGCAGGCCAGAACGTCGACCCAGGTCGAAGCGGGCAGCGTCGTCACCACCCTTCCCCGCCGGAAGGCCGAGCCGACCCCGGGCGCACGTCGGATCTGCCCGTCGTGCCATCGGCCCCTTCACGCGCGGGCGGTCGAGTGCCCTTTCTGTGGCGAAGCGGCCTAG
- the grpE gene encoding nucleotide exchange factor GrpE: MTDEPKSAPPDEEPSASATAPADVATGEGDTEPAPSVVDDVASERDRLHDLLLRKTAEFDNFRKRTERERSEFARRAAEDLLRDLLPLVDDLERALAVTPKDSDGDSYRIGVELIHRQLLELLRKREVTPIAAVGEPFDPNLHEAVTEEPSDEHPEGTVIREFRRGYRLGDRLLRAAMVIVSAGNGADDEATPEADDSAPASEVGQT, translated from the coding sequence ATGACAGACGAGCCGAAATCAGCGCCTCCTGACGAGGAACCCTCAGCGTCCGCGACAGCCCCTGCCGACGTCGCCACCGGAGAAGGCGACACCGAACCGGCGCCGTCGGTCGTTGACGACGTGGCGTCCGAGCGAGACAGGCTTCACGACCTCCTGCTCCGAAAGACGGCAGAGTTCGATAACTTCCGCAAACGGACGGAGCGGGAACGCTCGGAGTTCGCGCGGCGCGCCGCCGAGGACCTGCTGCGCGACCTTCTGCCCCTCGTTGACGATCTGGAACGTGCCCTAGCGGTTACCCCCAAGGATTCCGACGGTGATTCGTACCGCATCGGGGTCGAACTGATCCACCGGCAGTTGCTCGAACTGCTCCGCAAGCGAGAGGTGACGCCGATTGCGGCGGTGGGCGAGCCCTTCGATCCGAATCTCCACGAGGCGGTGACCGAAGAGCCGAGCGACGAACATCCGGAAGGTACCGTCATCAGGGAATTCCGCCGCGGCTACCGTCTGGGCGACCGACTGCTGCGAGCGGCCATGGTGATTGTGTCGGCCGGAAACGGGGCTGACGACGAAGCGACACCGGAGGCGGACGACAGTGCCCCGGCCAGCGAGGTCGGTCAAACATGA
- the alaS gene encoding alanine--tRNA ligase gives MTSAQIRQSFLDYFEARNHRVVPSSPLVPADDPTLLFTNAGMNQFKDVFLGAEQRDYRRATTSQKCMRVSGKHNDLENVGPSLRHHTFFEMLGNFSFGDYFKADAIPFAWELLTEVWKLPADRLHVTVFKGEDGVPRDDEAYDIWRALVPADRIAMLGAAENFWAMGDTGPCGRCSEVHYHRGDDLPCPTTPCVGIDCPCDRYVEIWNNVFMEFQRHEDGSLTPLPAPSIDTGMGLERIVAVLQDKLSNYDTDLFTPLLTAIGQRAGVPYGPLAGGPSNGTSDVSLRVIADHLRAMTFLIADGVIPSNEWRGYVLRKIMRRAMRHGKKLGIGEPFLHELCGVVITEMGHAYPELEANRDTIASSVRREEEQFDKVLTDGLPRLEAALDGAAVEGGTLGGNEAFRLYDTFGLPLDFIEDLAGQRSIAVDHAGFDRALEAQRTRARAGSQFAADDAPAFTLDDAGCDPAALDDRFIGYETTSDACRVAGLFGADGKAVERIEAGNRGYAILDRTPFYLEAGGQVSDTGKLSPAGGADLPGDATDGSSALGALEASVVDVIRPVAAWPRMHVVEVRAGILRDGDTVTASVDAVRRDAIRRNHTATHLLHATLRTVVGEHVRQAGSLVAPDRLRFDITHHEPVTHAQVLEIERLVNTRVFGNQPVETEVRDTQTAIADGAMALFGEKYGDRVRVVQVPGFSTELCGGTHCRATGDIGPFVITQEGGVAAGVRRLEAMTGAGAIDFLQQRRETLDGLLGVLGAAPDQAVGAVRKLQTDTKRLARDIERLKVRAALAGGAAGDGAGAGDGAGAHDGSDTGAGLGAGAGADDGSDVRVVTRVVSGLDPGALRLMADQLRERIGSGVVVLASDNDGKAALTVAITRDLTDRVHAGKLINALAPIVGGRGGGRPDFAQAGGKQTARLAELPTETHKAVEKLLADS, from the coding sequence ATGACTTCGGCCCAGATCCGCCAGAGCTTCCTGGATTATTTCGAAGCGCGGAACCACCGTGTGGTGCCGAGCTCGCCCCTCGTCCCGGCCGACGACCCGACGCTGCTGTTCACCAACGCCGGCATGAACCAGTTCAAGGACGTCTTTCTGGGCGCCGAGCAACGCGACTACCGGCGGGCCACCACCTCGCAAAAGTGCATGCGCGTGAGCGGCAAGCACAACGATCTCGAGAACGTCGGCCCCTCGCTCCGGCACCACACCTTCTTCGAGATGCTGGGCAACTTCTCGTTCGGCGACTATTTCAAGGCGGACGCCATTCCGTTCGCGTGGGAGCTGCTCACCGAGGTCTGGAAGCTGCCCGCCGACCGGCTTCACGTCACCGTCTTCAAGGGCGAGGACGGGGTCCCGCGCGACGACGAGGCGTACGACATCTGGCGCGCGCTCGTTCCGGCGGATCGGATCGCCATGCTGGGCGCGGCCGAGAACTTTTGGGCAATGGGCGACACCGGGCCGTGCGGGCGGTGCTCGGAAGTGCACTACCACCGGGGCGACGATCTGCCCTGCCCCACTACCCCCTGCGTCGGCATCGACTGCCCGTGCGACCGCTACGTGGAGATCTGGAACAACGTCTTCATGGAGTTTCAGCGGCACGAGGACGGAAGCCTCACCCCGTTGCCGGCCCCGTCGATCGACACTGGAATGGGCCTGGAGCGTATTGTGGCCGTGCTTCAGGACAAGTTGTCGAACTACGACACCGACCTGTTCACGCCACTGCTGACCGCGATCGGCCAGCGGGCCGGCGTGCCGTACGGGCCCCTGGCGGGCGGCCCGTCGAACGGAACGTCGGATGTCTCGCTCCGGGTCATTGCCGATCACCTCCGGGCGATGACTTTCCTCATCGCGGACGGGGTTATCCCCTCGAACGAGTGGCGAGGCTACGTGCTGCGGAAGATCATGCGGCGCGCGATGCGCCACGGCAAGAAACTGGGTATCGGCGAACCGTTCCTGCATGAACTCTGCGGAGTCGTCATCACGGAGATGGGCCACGCCTATCCGGAACTCGAAGCGAACCGCGACACCATCGCCTCGAGCGTGCGACGCGAGGAGGAGCAGTTCGACAAGGTGCTGACCGACGGACTGCCTCGCCTGGAGGCGGCGCTCGACGGCGCGGCCGTGGAGGGCGGCACGCTCGGCGGCAACGAGGCGTTCCGGTTGTACGACACGTTCGGCCTGCCACTCGACTTCATCGAAGACCTGGCCGGGCAGCGTTCTATCGCCGTGGACCACGCGGGTTTCGACCGGGCCCTCGAGGCGCAACGGACACGCGCGCGCGCCGGCAGCCAGTTCGCGGCGGACGACGCTCCGGCGTTCACGCTCGACGACGCTGGTTGCGACCCGGCCGCGCTGGACGACCGGTTCATCGGTTACGAGACCACCTCCGATGCATGCCGCGTCGCCGGCCTGTTCGGCGCCGACGGCAAAGCCGTGGAACGCATCGAAGCCGGAAACAGGGGGTACGCCATCCTCGACCGGACGCCCTTTTACCTGGAAGCGGGTGGCCAGGTCTCCGACACGGGAAAGCTCTCGCCGGCGGGCGGGGCGGATCTTCCCGGGGATGCGACCGATGGCAGCTCGGCGCTGGGCGCTCTGGAGGCGTCGGTCGTCGATGTCATCCGTCCCGTGGCGGCATGGCCCCGGATGCACGTCGTCGAGGTGCGGGCCGGGATTCTCCGGGATGGCGACACGGTGACGGCGTCGGTCGACGCCGTGCGGCGTGACGCGATCCGGCGCAATCACACCGCGACGCACCTGCTCCACGCCACCCTCCGGACGGTGGTGGGTGAACATGTCCGGCAGGCGGGATCGCTCGTCGCGCCTGATCGGCTGCGGTTCGACATCACGCACCACGAGCCGGTGACCCACGCTCAGGTCCTGGAGATCGAGCGGCTTGTCAACACGCGTGTATTCGGCAATCAACCTGTGGAGACGGAGGTTCGGGACACCCAGACGGCGATCGCCGACGGCGCGATGGCGCTCTTCGGCGAAAAGTACGGTGACCGCGTCCGCGTGGTCCAGGTGCCGGGTTTCTCGACGGAGTTGTGCGGGGGCACCCACTGCCGGGCAACGGGCGACATCGGCCCGTTCGTGATCACGCAGGAAGGCGGCGTCGCGGCCGGAGTCCGCCGGCTCGAAGCGATGACCGGCGCCGGCGCCATCGACTTTCTCCAGCAACGCCGCGAGACCCTGGACGGCCTGCTCGGCGTGCTCGGCGCGGCGCCCGATCAAGCGGTGGGAGCCGTGCGCAAGCTGCAGACGGACACGAAGCGTCTGGCGCGCGACATCGAGCGACTGAAGGTGCGGGCGGCGCTGGCGGGGGGCGCAGCAGGCGACGGCGCAGGCGCGGGCGACGGCGCGGGTGCTCACGACGGCTCGGATACCGGCGCGGGTTTGGGTGCTGGCGCCGGCGCCGACGACGGCAGTGACGTCCGCGTGGTCACGCGGGTCGTTTCGGGTCTCGACCCCGGCGCGCTCCGCCTGATGGCCGACCAGCTTCGCGAACGCATCGGCAGCGGCGTCGTCGTGCTCGCCTCCGACAACGACGGGAAGGCCGCGCTGACCGTCGCCATCACCCGGGATCTGACCGATCGCGTTCATGCCGGCAAGTTGATCAACGCGCTTGCACCCATCGTCGGCGGCCGCGGCGGTGGGCGTCCCGATTTCGCCCAGGCGGGCGGGAAGCAGACCGCTCGCCTCGCCGAGTTGCCGACTGAAACCCATAAAGCGGTCGAGAAGCTGCTGGCGGACAGCTAG
- the dnaJ gene encoding molecular chaperone DnaJ, with protein MSARDYYEVLGVSRDVDEQSLKRAYRKLALQHHPDRNPNDAEAEARFKEAAEAYAVLADPEKRARYDRFGHAGVRGAGAGGIDPSTFADFNDIFSGLGDLFGFGDVFGGGTRRRQGPIEGSDLRYDLQIPLEEAAVGHEATLRIPREEACDDCSGSGAAPGTGPERCAPCGGRGQVRSQHGFLTVARPCSRCGGSGQVIATPCVACRGRGRTTQERTITVRVPAGVDSGQRLRIVGEGEHGLRGGPAGDLYVVVHVKEHPVFRRDGAHLLCGVSTGFPTLALGGEVTVPTLNGDATLKVPKGTQPGERFRLRGKGLPHMQGRGQGDLYVDLKVQVPKRLSSEQKRLIEALRETMPGEGVARAHDLAGTERDDTQDDDRPFLDRMKDIFG; from the coding sequence ATGAGCGCGCGCGACTACTACGAAGTGCTCGGCGTCTCCCGCGATGTGGACGAGCAATCGTTGAAGCGCGCCTACCGCAAGCTCGCCCTGCAGCATCACCCTGACCGCAATCCCAACGACGCCGAGGCGGAGGCGCGATTCAAGGAGGCAGCCGAAGCGTACGCCGTGCTGGCGGACCCCGAGAAGCGGGCCCGTTATGACCGGTTCGGTCACGCTGGCGTGCGGGGCGCCGGAGCGGGGGGCATCGACCCATCTACCTTCGCCGACTTCAACGACATTTTCTCCGGCCTCGGCGACCTGTTCGGTTTCGGCGATGTCTTCGGCGGCGGCACGCGCCGGCGGCAGGGACCGATTGAGGGAAGCGATCTGCGGTACGACCTGCAGATTCCCCTTGAGGAAGCGGCGGTGGGCCACGAAGCGACGCTTCGCATTCCACGGGAAGAGGCCTGCGACGACTGCAGCGGGTCCGGCGCCGCGCCGGGAACCGGACCTGAACGCTGCGCGCCTTGCGGAGGGCGCGGACAGGTTCGATCCCAGCATGGCTTTCTCACGGTCGCACGGCCCTGTTCGCGGTGCGGCGGAAGCGGCCAGGTGATAGCCACCCCGTGCGTGGCCTGCCGCGGCAGGGGCCGCACGACGCAGGAACGGACGATCACCGTCCGGGTGCCGGCGGGAGTAGACAGCGGACAGCGGCTCAGAATCGTCGGTGAGGGCGAGCATGGCCTCCGGGGCGGCCCGGCGGGCGACCTGTACGTCGTGGTCCATGTCAAGGAGCACCCGGTGTTCCGTCGCGACGGTGCGCACCTGCTGTGCGGGGTGTCGACGGGATTCCCGACCCTCGCACTCGGTGGCGAGGTGACGGTCCCGACGCTGAACGGCGACGCGACACTGAAGGTGCCCAAGGGAACGCAACCGGGAGAACGGTTCCGCCTGCGCGGCAAGGGCCTGCCCCACATGCAGGGCCGCGGACAGGGTGACCTCTATGTCGACCTGAAAGTGCAGGTGCCGAAACGACTGTCCAGCGAACAGAAGCGCCTGATTGAAGCGCTGCGCGAGACGATGCCGGGGGAAGGCGTCGCGCGCGCGCACGACCTCGCCGGCACGGAACGGGACGACACCCAGGACGACGACCGCCCGTTCCTGGATCGGATGAAGGACATCTTTGGCTGA
- a CDS encoding nucleotidyltransferase domain-containing protein, which yields MPLPAPSGSSPSLVVKPNNEAAVERAVRRWAAGIAEHRPEVRRIVWFGSRVHGIPSPGSDVDVCLALVRSDKPLRERAGDYLPMQFPVGLDLFPYTLEELARLRSDHPSWHRVLTRGVDLLP from the coding sequence ATGCCATTGCCTGCGCCGAGCGGCTCATCGCCTTCGCTCGTCGTCAAGCCGAACAACGAAGCGGCCGTTGAGCGGGCGGTTCGCCGTTGGGCGGCAGGGATTGCCGAGCACAGGCCGGAGGTGCGGCGCATCGTATGGTTCGGGTCGCGCGTGCACGGGATTCCATCTCCGGGCAGCGACGTTGATGTCTGCCTCGCCCTCGTGCGCTCCGACAAGCCCCTTCGGGAGCGCGCCGGCGACTACCTGCCGATGCAGTTCCCCGTGGGGCTGGATCTGTTTCCCTATACGCTTGAGGAACTGGCGCGTCTCCGGTCCGACCACCCGTCGTGGCACAGGGTGCTTACCCGGGGCGTAGATCTGTTGCCCTGA
- a CDS encoding RNA-binding S4 domain-containing protein has protein sequence MRPTDRDRPEESNAPAEPVRLDVWLDVACLFRTRSEAQRAVKGGKVSVNGAHAKPNREVRPGDVLRITRPQGVTQVVAVTALADRHIPKNEARALYDDRTPPPSQEELDFRRFVRRVGQANASNRPDKRQRRQLRSLKGR, from the coding sequence ATGCGGCCGACGGACCGTGACAGGCCCGAGGAAAGCAACGCGCCGGCGGAACCGGTCCGTCTCGACGTCTGGCTCGACGTCGCCTGCCTGTTCCGCACCCGGTCGGAAGCTCAGCGCGCGGTGAAAGGCGGCAAGGTCTCCGTCAACGGCGCCCACGCGAAACCGAACCGCGAGGTGCGCCCCGGCGACGTGTTGCGCATCACCCGGCCGCAGGGAGTCACCCAGGTAGTCGCCGTGACCGCGCTTGCCGACCGTCACATTCCGAAGAACGAGGCTCGCGCGTTGTACGACGACCGCACCCCACCCCCCTCGCAGGAAGAACTCGACTTCCGCCGCTTCGTCCGGCGCGTGGGCCAGGCAAACGCTTCGAACCGGCCGGACAAGCGCCAGCGCCGCCAGTTGCGCTCGCTGAAGGGCCGCTGA